The Kwoniella dendrophila CBS 6074 chromosome 3, complete sequence genome contains a region encoding:
- a CDS encoding protein disulfide-isomerase domain: MRIPQFLLSVLAATVTFNVTQAASADINDDFELRQLTDDTFRKETASGIWLVEHYSPKCSHCRAFAPTWTQMAKDKQHLERLSGFHMGQVNCLAQGDLCNSNGIKFYPQLMLYVDGEAKPHYTGDRSYADLEKFINEKTAEYTQSHDNAGADGGEGSVGDRPNMDGQVVEIDQAQFETYKEKGPAMVEFFAPWCGHCKKLRPTYEKLAQEMKGKLNVLAVDCDQHNSFCRSVGIAGYPTIRMYHHDTKTDYTGSRTFDKLKVFADKAVTVNTLEPIKHTDFDNIVKTNEAFFLYLQNYDTTVADVKSVKAALEPLLGSVPAFTSSDVSLYQQLSVSNPPPTSILFAFSSYCAKPIGSLSFPASEDSLKRFIQTHKFPTLVELTGSNHNAIMTSDTRAVVVLGALHKGDEGKKEKDKLAEVAKAWKRGGRSFSQPVWFVWVDGEKWSGWLKQQYGIKKSQLPSVVVIDTPLNEYYDTTIEGTQVSFDGTSIFSVLEGVYQHFLRPKRIESTLAWGSRSAAATLLNLGQVSVDHPLLALVLLVGAVGLFVGLLQKCNGRDVKDNGTPFGGPRLD; encoded by the exons ATGCGAATACCTCAATTCCTCCTTTCTGTTCTGGCAGCCACTGTTACTTTCAACGTAACGCAGGCAGCATCTGCAGATATAAACGACGACTTCGAATTACGTCAGCTGACTGATGATACCTTCCGTAAAGAAACAGCTAGCGGTATATG GCTGGTCGAACACTACTCGCCGAAAT GCAGTCATTGTAGAGCTTTTGCTCCTACTTGGACCCAAATGGCAAAGGATAAGCAGCATTTAGAGAGATTATCGGGTTTTCATATGGGACAGGTGAATTGTCTCGCTCAAGGAG ATCTATGCAATTCAAATGGTATCAAGTTCT ATCCGCAATTAATGCTTTACGTTGATGGAGAAGCCAAACCTCATTATACTGGAGATAGATCATACGCAGATCTGGAGAAGTTTATAAATGAAAAGACTGCAGAGTATACTCAAAGTCACGACAATGCTGGAGCTGATGGTGGAGAAGGATCCGTGGGGGATAGACCAAATATGGATGGACAGGTAGTAGAGATCGATCAAGCTCAATTCGAAACCTATAAGGAGAAGGGACCAGCAATGGTTGAATTCTTCGCTCCATGGTGTGGCCA CTGCAAGAAGCTCAGACCAA CTTATGAAAAATTAGCACaagaaatgaaaggaaaATTGAACGTTTTGGCCGTTGATTGTGACCAACATAATAGTTTCTGTAGGAGTGTAGGCATAGCTGGCTATCCAACAATTCGAAT GTATCACCATGATACTAAAACAGATTATACCGGTAGCCGAACATTCGATAAACTAAAGGTGTTCGCTGATAAAGCTGTGACGGT AAATACCCTCGAACCGATCAAGCACACGGATTTCGATAATATAGTTAAAACCAATGAGGCTTTCTTCCTATACCTGCAGAATTATGATACCACAGTGGCTGATGTG AAATCCGTGAAAGCTGCCCTGGAACCTCTTCTTGGCTCGGTACCAGCCTTCACCTCTTCTGATGTTTCCCTTTATCAACAACTTTCTGTTTCCAATCCTCCACCAACATCGATATTGTTTGCCTTTTCGTCGTACTGTGCAAAACCAATAGGGTCACTATCCTTTCCAGCATCAGAAGACAGCTTGAAACGATTCATCCAAACACATAAATTCCCTACGCTCGTAGAATTGACAGGCAGTAACCACAATGCTATCATGACTTCTGATACCCGAGCTGTAGTCGTTCTTGGTGCATTACACAAAGGGGACGAAGgtaaaaaggagaaagataaattagctgaGGTTGCTAAAGCATGGAAAAGAGGTGGAAGATCATTTTCACAGCCTGTTTGGTTTGTTTGggttgatggtgaaaaatgGAGCGGTTGGCTGAAACAGCAATACGG CATCAAGAAAAGTCAGCTGCCCTCCGTGGTAGTAATTGATACACCT CTCAACGAATATTATGATACAACAATTGAGGGTACTCAAGTCTCATTCGACGGTACTAGCATTTTCTCGGTCCTAGAAGGTGTTTATCAGCATTTCCTTCGACCGAAAAGAATTGAATCTACTCTAGCATGGGGATCAAGAAGTGCTGCTGCAACGTTGCTCAACCTCGGT CAAGTCAGCGTGGATCATCCCTTACTCGCTTTGGTTCTCCTAGTCGGAGCAGTGGGCTTGTTCGTAGGATTGTTGCAGAAATGTAATGGAAGAGATGTCAAGGATAATGGCACTCCTTTCGGTGGTCCCAGATTAGATTAG